A genomic window from Pseudomonas cavernicola includes:
- a CDS encoding HPP family protein, translated as MMLTRTVHPPAGSNPVIIFLTLPGWDFLLYPTLTGALMLLVVALIFNNSVRSANYPKYW; from the coding sequence ATGATGCTGACCCGCACCGTGCATCCGCCGGCTGGTTCCAACCCGGTGATCATTTTCCTGACACTTCCGGGCTGGGACTTCCTGCTCTATCCCACGCTGACTGGCGCACTGATGCTGCTGGTGGTCGCGTTGATTTTTAACAACTCAGTGCGTAGCGCCAACTACCCCAAGTACTGGTAG
- a CDS encoding GlxA family transcriptional regulator, which yields MEALRRIACLIYPNVMSLDVTGPLQVFASANVERLRQGLPALYELSLIGSTEDPVATSAGLRMCVDQMWRQVDPAQLDTLLVPGGQGVDVQCQDADLLDWLRNAEPKVRRLGSVCSGALILAAAGVLDGRMATTHWADVDELRDSHPAVRVQADRLHTYDPRNQDGDAHVFTSAGVTAGIDLALALVEADLGRATALAVARRLVMFLRRPGGQTQFSALLTPEPSRVPRLAALLDWLPAHLGDDLSLEVLAEQARLAPRTLSRVFVQELGMGPGRYVERLRLEAARALLQDAQASISTVARLTGFGHPENLRRTFHKYLSVSPQEYAERFG from the coding sequence ATGGAAGCTCTACGCCGGATTGCCTGTCTGATCTATCCGAATGTCATGAGCCTGGACGTCACAGGTCCGCTGCAGGTATTTGCCTCGGCGAATGTCGAGCGCCTGCGCCAGGGGCTCCCTGCGCTGTATGAGCTGAGCCTGATCGGTAGTACAGAAGACCCGGTAGCCACATCGGCTGGCCTACGAATGTGTGTCGATCAAATGTGGCGACAGGTTGATCCGGCCCAGTTGGATACCCTGCTGGTGCCTGGCGGCCAGGGTGTCGATGTTCAGTGCCAGGACGCGGACCTACTCGATTGGTTGCGCAACGCCGAACCCAAAGTACGCCGCCTCGGTTCAGTCTGCTCCGGCGCACTGATTCTCGCGGCGGCCGGCGTACTGGATGGACGAATGGCGACCACCCATTGGGCGGACGTCGATGAGCTTCGCGACAGCCACCCGGCGGTACGCGTCCAGGCTGACCGTCTGCACACCTACGACCCGCGCAATCAGGATGGCGATGCCCATGTATTCACCTCGGCCGGGGTAACCGCGGGCATCGATCTGGCGTTGGCGCTGGTGGAAGCCGATCTCGGGCGGGCGACAGCCTTGGCCGTAGCTCGACGGCTGGTGATGTTTCTTCGCCGTCCCGGCGGGCAGACGCAGTTCAGTGCGCTGCTGACGCCAGAGCCAAGCCGCGTCCCTCGGCTGGCTGCCCTGCTCGATTGGCTGCCCGCCCACCTCGGCGACGATCTCTCGCTGGAGGTACTGGCTGAACAGGCACGGCTGGCGCCGCGCACTCTGTCGCGGGTATTCGTGCAGGAGTTGGGTATGGGCCCTGGGCGCTATGTCGAGCGTCTTCGACTGGAAGCTGCCCGTGCACTCCTGCAGGACGCTCAGGCATCGATCAGCACGGTGGCGCGATTGACCGGTTTTGGCCACCCCGAAAACCTGCGCCGCACTTTTCACAAGTACTTGTCCGTCAGCCCACAGGAATATGCCGAACGCTTCGGCTGA
- a CDS encoding sigma-54-dependent transcriptional regulator, translated as MFEDVIPAPRRLLVVDPCNECERLVVYLRAGGWRVESCALEKAVERDCDVGLLRLQAFSFRPEQIKELIRHSAAAWIIALNPNELDMHGIGDFVGEWFFDVHTLPFDVARLKVALGRACMARLRELGSNRNLAYEYELLGNSQRMKELRKLLTKLGAVALPVLIRGESGTGKELVARTLHAQSRRPSGPFVVLNCAAHSEHLLQFELFGREEGAFTEGLRRKIGCIESADGGTLFLDEIGSLSLKLQANLLRFLHLMQSERVGASPSFPVNVRLLAATALDLEKAIRQKRFREDLYYQLNVLNVQTAPLRERRMDIPFLADHLAKLYSAEIGCRLRPFSEAALAAMIKHPWPGNVRELSNRVRRALVVAEGRQIETVDLGLEKEQNMGPAIGTLNDYIFRAERLALNDVLTRYSSNMSEAARVLGISRPTFYRLLHKHQIR; from the coding sequence ATGTTTGAGGACGTCATACCTGCGCCCCGTCGCCTGTTGGTGGTGGATCCCTGCAATGAATGTGAGCGCCTTGTTGTGTACCTGCGTGCAGGAGGCTGGAGGGTGGAAAGTTGTGCCCTTGAAAAAGCCGTTGAGCGGGACTGCGATGTTGGTTTGCTGCGCCTGCAAGCATTTAGTTTCCGCCCAGAACAGATCAAAGAGTTGATTCGCCACAGTGCGGCAGCATGGATCATCGCGTTGAACCCCAATGAACTGGACATGCACGGCATCGGTGATTTTGTCGGTGAATGGTTTTTTGACGTTCACACGCTGCCATTTGACGTTGCTCGGCTGAAGGTTGCCCTTGGACGCGCCTGCATGGCGCGCCTACGTGAGTTGGGTAGCAACAGAAATCTGGCTTATGAATACGAATTACTGGGTAACAGCCAGCGCATGAAGGAATTGCGCAAGTTGTTGACGAAACTGGGGGCAGTCGCTTTACCCGTGCTTATCCGTGGTGAAAGTGGAACTGGTAAAGAGCTAGTGGCCCGCACCCTTCATGCTCAATCGCGCCGCCCATCCGGGCCATTCGTAGTGCTCAACTGTGCTGCGCACTCCGAGCATCTGCTGCAGTTCGAGTTGTTTGGTCGCGAGGAGGGCGCCTTTACGGAGGGGCTTCGACGCAAAATCGGTTGCATCGAGTCTGCTGATGGCGGGACTTTGTTTCTTGACGAGATCGGCAGCCTTTCTTTGAAGCTACAGGCCAATCTGTTGCGCTTTTTGCACCTTATGCAAAGCGAACGTGTCGGCGCTAGCCCATCTTTTCCTGTCAATGTCCGGCTGCTCGCGGCGACCGCCCTCGATCTGGAAAAGGCTATTCGGCAAAAGCGTTTCCGTGAGGACCTTTACTACCAACTTAATGTACTGAACGTACAAACCGCTCCATTGCGCGAGCGGAGGATGGATATCCCGTTTCTGGCGGATCACTTAGCCAAGCTTTACTCGGCAGAAATCGGCTGTCGTCTGCGCCCCTTCAGCGAGGCGGCACTCGCGGCGATGATCAAGCATCCCTGGCCGGGGAATGTTCGGGAACTGTCCAACCGAGTACGCCGCGCTTTGGTAGTGGCCGAAGGGCGGCAGATTGAGACGGTGGATCTCGGACTGGAAAAAGAGCAGAACATGGGACCTGCCATCGGCACCCTGAACGATTACATCTTCCGAGCGGAGCGCCTGGCGCTTAACGATGTGTTAACCCGCTATTCCAGCAACATGAGCGAAGCGGCGCGTGTGCTGGGGATATCCCGTCCAACGTTTTACCGCTTATTGCACAAACATCAGATACGTTAG
- a CDS encoding HlyD family type I secretion periplasmic adaptor subunit, which translates to MSMLNVEHKNLVLANAALGIDVDDRKPARWGILLVLLGFGGFLLWSWLAPLDAGVVATATVKVTSNRKTIQHLTGGTVDAILVREGDSVKKDQELVRLDSTQAISEQGVVSAQYIVSKTVENRLEAERDGVSDITFDPALLERFKADPRLLSSLTLQRRLFLTRLTGLAGEVSILQETLRSAEGQIKGLQQIYGARASQLKFLHQELDGARSLAAEGYIPRNRMLELERSAADLNASQAENFNNIARTRSQVAELKLRILQREYDYRKEVQSQLTDAQKENTALADRLQALDYQVKHTVIRSPIDGMVQGLNISTIGGVIQPGFKIMDIVPANEPLQVDAMIPVQAIDKMAPGLQVDIAFPAFNHAQTPNIPGKVLTISADRLINEENKQPFYLAQIEVTPAGMSMLGANQIRAGMPATVTIKTGERNLMSYLMKPLIDRLDSSFKEQ; encoded by the coding sequence ATGTCCATGTTAAATGTTGAGCACAAGAATCTGGTCCTGGCCAATGCAGCGCTTGGCATCGACGTCGACGATCGCAAGCCTGCGCGCTGGGGTATTTTGCTCGTGTTACTGGGCTTCGGTGGCTTCTTGCTGTGGTCATGGCTGGCACCGCTGGATGCCGGGGTAGTCGCTACAGCCACAGTCAAAGTAACGAGCAACCGCAAGACCATCCAGCACCTTACAGGCGGCACCGTCGACGCCATTTTGGTGCGTGAGGGCGATAGCGTTAAGAAGGATCAGGAGCTGGTACGACTGGATTCGACCCAGGCGATCTCCGAGCAAGGCGTGGTCAGCGCCCAGTACATCGTCAGCAAGACTGTTGAGAATCGGCTGGAAGCTGAGCGCGATGGCGTGAGCGACATAACATTCGACCCGGCGCTGCTCGAGCGCTTCAAGGCAGACCCACGCCTCCTCTCCTCACTCACCCTACAGCGCCGCTTGTTCTTAACCCGCCTCACAGGGCTTGCCGGCGAAGTCAGCATCCTGCAAGAGACTCTCAGATCCGCCGAAGGGCAAATCAAGGGTTTGCAGCAAATCTATGGCGCACGCGCAAGCCAACTCAAATTCCTTCATCAAGAACTAGATGGCGCTCGCAGCCTCGCTGCCGAGGGCTACATACCGCGTAACCGGATGCTCGAACTCGAGCGAAGCGCCGCTGACCTGAACGCCTCTCAAGCTGAGAACTTCAACAACATTGCTCGCACCCGTAGCCAGGTCGCCGAACTCAAACTGCGCATCCTCCAGCGTGAGTACGATTACCGTAAAGAGGTGCAGTCGCAGCTGACTGACGCACAAAAGGAAAACACCGCGCTTGCCGACCGGCTACAAGCGCTTGATTACCAGGTCAAGCACACCGTAATCCGCTCGCCGATTGATGGCATGGTGCAAGGGCTCAATATCTCGACCATCGGCGGCGTGATTCAGCCTGGCTTCAAAATCATGGACATTGTGCCGGCCAATGAGCCTCTACAGGTCGACGCCATGATCCCTGTTCAGGCAATCGACAAGATGGCTCCAGGGCTGCAGGTAGACATTGCCTTCCCCGCTTTCAACCATGCGCAGACCCCCAACATTCCAGGCAAGGTGCTGACCATCTCGGCCGACCGGCTGATCAACGAGGAAAATAAGCAGCCCTTCTACCTCGCACAGATCGAAGTAACGCCGGCCGGCATGTCAATGCTCGGCGCCAACCAAATCCGCGCAGGCATGCCAGCTACCGTCACCATCAAGACTGGTGAGCGCAACCTGATGAGTTATCTGATGAAGCCGCTGATCGACCGGCTCGACAGCTCTTTCAAGGAACAGTGA
- a CDS encoding DUF1272 domain-containing protein has product MLQLRPNCECCDRDLPPESDAALICSFECTFCRDCSDKVLHGICPNCGGELVTRPRRPAAALAKFPASTERVRKPAGCTANR; this is encoded by the coding sequence ATGCTGCAACTACGCCCGAATTGCGAATGCTGTGACCGCGACTTGCCGCCGGAATCCGACGCGGCATTGATCTGTTCGTTCGAATGCACCTTTTGCCGCGACTGCAGCGACAAGGTTCTGCACGGCATCTGTCCGAACTGCGGCGGCGAACTGGTAACCCGACCGCGCCGCCCGGCAGCTGCGCTCGCTAAATTTCCCGCCTCGACCGAAAGAGTGCGCAAGCCCGCCGGTTGTACCGCTAACCGCTGA
- a CDS encoding catalase family protein yields MLKRCWLWLGHLLGKLTVLLLIVGLGGWGIGSIYYAWKFSGPVSNEEQIPPGEAALTQGIIEDAIRIVEQHRDNTRVLRDAHAKAHGCVKAEFTVLAELDPALRQGVFSEPGKTWQAWMRLSNGNAYPQFDRARDARGMAIKLLDVPGAKLMASKGTASDQDFVMFNHSSFFVRDVAEYKSNFAAQASGKKVLAFFPNWDPRSWELRHLIIALKTLAPAPESPVATTYSSIAPFKLGPNNIKYRVIPAAENCPNYELPKQNHDLPNFLRNALYQQLSLDRVPACFALQVQRQNPKHYMPIEDTSVEWDESLAPFETVATIKLPAQDFDSTEQNLFCDNLSFNPWHSLPEHRPIGGINRLRKAVYEAVSVYRHERNGSD; encoded by the coding sequence ATGCTCAAACGCTGCTGGCTTTGGCTTGGCCACCTGCTCGGAAAACTCACAGTGCTTCTGCTGATCGTCGGCCTTGGCGGCTGGGGCATTGGCTCGATTTACTACGCCTGGAAATTTTCCGGCCCGGTGTCCAACGAAGAACAGATCCCGCCGGGTGAAGCCGCCCTCACCCAGGGCATCATCGAAGATGCCATCCGTATCGTCGAACAGCACCGCGACAACACCCGCGTACTGCGTGACGCCCACGCCAAAGCCCACGGCTGCGTGAAGGCCGAGTTCACCGTACTAGCGGAACTCGACCCAGCCTTGCGTCAAGGTGTGTTCAGCGAACCGGGCAAAACCTGGCAAGCCTGGATGCGCCTGTCCAACGGCAACGCCTATCCACAATTCGACCGTGCCCGCGATGCACGTGGCATGGCAATCAAACTGCTCGATGTGCCCGGCGCGAAGCTGATGGCTAGTAAGGGCACCGCCAGCGACCAAGACTTCGTGATGTTCAACCACTCATCGTTCTTCGTCCGTGACGTCGCCGAGTACAAAAGCAACTTCGCCGCCCAAGCCAGCGGCAAAAAGGTCTTGGCCTTCTTTCCCAACTGGGATCCTCGCAGCTGGGAACTGCGCCATCTGATCATCGCCCTGAAGACGCTGGCCCCCGCACCGGAAAGCCCGGTGGCGACGACTTACAGCTCCATTGCCCCGTTCAAGCTCGGGCCAAACAACATCAAGTACCGCGTCATCCCAGCAGCGGAAAATTGCCCGAACTATGAGTTACCCAAGCAAAACCACGACTTGCCCAACTTCCTACGCAACGCGCTCTATCAGCAACTCTCCCTCGACCGCGTTCCAGCCTGCTTTGCCTTGCAAGTACAACGGCAAAACCCCAAGCACTACATGCCCATTGAGGACACCAGTGTCGAGTGGGATGAGTCATTAGCGCCGTTCGAGACAGTTGCGACCATTAAACTACCCGCCCAGGACTTTGATAGCACCGAGCAGAATCTGTTTTGCGACAATCTATCGTTTAATCCCTGGCATTCGCTGCCGGAACATCGACCGATTGGAGGGATAAACCGGTTGCGTAAAGCGGTTTATGAGGCGGTGAGTGTGTATCGGCATGAGCGCAACGGTTCTGACTGA
- a CDS encoding di-heme-cytochrome C peroxidase — protein sequence MQILRRTLLLLLFALLAGLAVVFYYIANPNLPSYQQPEQLHYLEQWSPEARQTYYYTPQGTQVKGLRYDWFVALEQPFGQDKFASPDYLARFGFLTEPQQQATPLNPGNLPVGFARHQDAESGAPYLDISCAACHTGELRYKGHAVRIDGGAALHSLASTVPTLRGGSFGQALGMSMAFTYYNPLKFKRFAKTVLGSQYPKSRDQLRSDFKVVLNRLLGQAWNDTHRGLYPTEEGFGRTDAFGRIANSVFGDAIDPGNYRVGNAPVSYPQVWDIWKFDWVQWNGSAMQPMARNIGESLGVGATLRLFEANGHAVPEAERYASSVRLRDLHTLEETLKQLKPPTWPEDVLGKVDLELASKGRALFTENCTYCHAANPKPLDERLAPTRDPEWRMRIVPTRIVGTDPTAADNIADHRFDISKLGWSKAELDKLGVKLLDGSLEEVDFASISSAKGLAYVTAYVENRAYQDAGIKAQERRSMDGYGLPIGVQEKRGYKARPLDGIWATPPFLHNGSVPTLFQLLSPVSERAKQFWVGNHEYDPQHVGFNSEKFDGGFLFKTTVTGNSNRGHEFRDGCRQDGVIGRALQPEERWALIEYLKTLGDAKLEGQLQPIAAKPWTPGPSCQD from the coding sequence ATGCAAATCCTCCGCCGCACCTTACTGCTGCTGCTGTTTGCCCTATTGGCGGGCTTGGCCGTGGTCTTCTATTACATTGCCAACCCTAACCTCCCGAGCTATCAGCAACCGGAGCAGCTCCACTACCTTGAACAGTGGAGCCCGGAAGCGCGGCAGACTTACTACTACACCCCGCAAGGCACGCAAGTGAAAGGTCTGCGCTACGACTGGTTCGTCGCGCTGGAACAACCTTTCGGCCAAGACAAATTCGCCAGTCCCGATTACCTCGCGCGCTTTGGCTTTCTAACTGAGCCGCAGCAGCAAGCCACGCCACTTAATCCAGGGAATCTGCCGGTCGGGTTTGCCCGCCATCAGGATGCCGAATCCGGCGCGCCATACTTGGACATCAGCTGCGCCGCCTGCCACACCGGCGAGTTGCGTTATAAAGGTCATGCGGTGCGTATCGATGGTGGGGCCGCCCTGCACTCCCTGGCCTCCACGGTGCCGACCCTGCGAGGTGGCAGCTTTGGGCAAGCGCTCGGCATGAGCATGGCGTTTACCTACTACAACCCACTGAAGTTCAAACGCTTCGCCAAAACGGTGCTAGGTAGTCAGTACCCGAAAAGTCGCGACCAATTGCGCAGCGACTTCAAAGTCGTACTTAACCGCCTCCTCGGACAGGCCTGGAACGACACCCACCGCGGCCTCTACCCCACCGAAGAGGGCTTCGGGCGCACCGATGCTTTCGGCCGTATCGCCAACAGCGTGTTCGGCGATGCTATTGACCCCGGCAACTATCGTGTCGGCAATGCCCCGGTCAGCTACCCGCAAGTCTGGGACATCTGGAAATTCGACTGGGTCCAGTGGAACGGCTCGGCGATGCAGCCGATGGCACGCAATATCGGCGAATCCCTTGGCGTCGGCGCCACCCTGCGCCTATTTGAAGCCAACGGCCACGCCGTGCCGGAAGCCGAGCGCTATGCCTCCAGCGTGCGCCTGCGTGACCTCCACACCTTGGAAGAAACCCTCAAGCAGCTGAAACCTCCGACCTGGCCAGAAGACGTGCTTGGTAAGGTCGACCTCGAACTGGCCAGTAAAGGTCGTGCGCTGTTCACTGAAAATTGCACCTATTGCCATGCCGCAAACCCTAAACCCCTTGACGAACGTCTGGCGCCAACCCGCGATCCAGAATGGCGGATGCGCATTGTCCCGACTCGCATCGTGGGTACCGACCCCACCGCCGCCGACAACATCGCCGATCACCGTTTTGATATCAGTAAGCTCGGCTGGAGCAAGGCCGAACTGGACAAGCTCGGGGTCAAATTGCTCGACGGCAGCCTGGAAGAAGTCGACTTTGCCAGCATCTCCAGCGCTAAAGGCCTGGCCTACGTCACCGCCTACGTGGAAAACCGCGCCTATCAGGATGCCGGCATCAAAGCCCAGGAGCGCCGGAGCATGGACGGCTACGGCCTGCCCATCGGCGTACAGGAAAAGCGTGGCTACAAGGCTCGCCCGCTCGATGGCATCTGGGCCACCCCGCCATTCCTGCATAACGGTTCGGTGCCAACGCTGTTCCAACTGCTCTCGCCCGTCTCCGAACGCGCGAAGCAGTTCTGGGTCGGCAACCACGAGTACGACCCGCAACACGTTGGCTTTAACAGCGAGAAGTTCGACGGCGGTTTCCTATTCAAAACCACCGTCACCGGTAACAGTAACCGCGGTCACGAATTCCGCGATGGCTGTCGTCAAGATGGCGTTATCGGCCGCGCCCTACAGCCCGAAGAACGCTGGGCGCTGATCGAATACCTGAAGACTCTGGGTGATGCCAAGTTGGAAGGCCAACTACAGCCCATCGCCGCCAAACCCTGGACTCCAGGCCCCAGTTGCCAGGACTAG
- a CDS encoding TolC family outer membrane protein, whose protein sequence is MDPRHILSCLACISLPVQALDLREAWNLLQYQGPTYLAAVHEKEAGEENRAIGKAGLLPQINASAYDNHVNGTQKKPDALGRNTEDDLHYESKGGSVQLRQAIFNKQKMAEYRQGKQQADYSVAVFDAKSQDAAVRLAGRYFDVLLAHETIDLAKAKLKAFEEQVTSTQRRFDLGDGTITDVDEATARRDLALAELIEAQDSLLVARRLLQEYLGEVPEQLATLRESFPTPPLEPSSLPDWVLKAQSDNPVLQARRYSVSAAEEEVNKAKAGHWPTLDFVLGYTSADSESVSTLNQRNDYGSVGVEMNIPLYSGGFVSARARQAVATRDQTQEEFNAAREEIISGTTREFRGVQSGEARVRALEKAVTSSEKSLDSSKKGFLAGTSTNVDILNAEELVFTARRNLFEAKLRYLLSKLRLAAAIGALGDDDIDQANTYLGPELMF, encoded by the coding sequence ATGGACCCTCGACATATACTCTCCTGCCTCGCCTGTATTTCCCTCCCGGTGCAGGCACTGGACCTCAGGGAAGCCTGGAACCTGCTGCAGTACCAGGGACCAACCTACCTGGCGGCTGTGCATGAAAAGGAAGCGGGTGAAGAAAACCGCGCAATTGGCAAGGCTGGCCTGCTGCCGCAGATCAATGCCAGCGCATACGATAACCACGTCAACGGCACCCAGAAAAAACCGGACGCCTTAGGGCGCAATACCGAAGACGATCTCCACTACGAGTCCAAGGGTGGATCGGTGCAACTGCGCCAAGCCATCTTCAACAAGCAAAAGATGGCCGAGTATCGCCAGGGCAAGCAACAGGCCGATTACAGCGTGGCGGTGTTCGACGCCAAAAGCCAGGATGCCGCAGTGCGCCTTGCTGGACGTTATTTCGACGTTCTGTTGGCGCACGAGACCATTGATTTGGCTAAAGCCAAGCTCAAGGCCTTCGAAGAGCAAGTGACCTCGACACAACGGCGCTTTGACCTTGGCGACGGCACCATTACCGATGTCGATGAGGCGACTGCACGGCGGGACCTGGCACTGGCCGAGCTGATCGAGGCGCAGGACAGCCTGCTGGTGGCTAGACGTCTGCTACAGGAATATCTCGGCGAGGTGCCCGAGCAACTCGCCACTCTGCGCGAAAGTTTCCCGACACCACCGCTGGAACCCAGTAGCCTGCCGGACTGGGTTCTCAAGGCACAAAGCGATAACCCGGTGCTTCAAGCTCGGCGTTACAGCGTTAGTGCCGCAGAAGAAGAGGTGAACAAAGCCAAAGCCGGGCACTGGCCCACACTGGATTTCGTGCTTGGCTACACCTCCGCGGACAGCGAGTCGGTGTCCACCCTGAACCAACGCAACGACTATGGCTCGGTCGGGGTAGAGATGAATATCCCGCTGTACAGCGGTGGCTTCGTCAGTGCACGGGCTCGTCAGGCAGTGGCGACCAGAGACCAGACTCAAGAAGAGTTCAATGCCGCTCGCGAAGAAATCATCTCCGGTACAACGCGTGAATTTCGTGGCGTGCAAAGTGGTGAGGCCCGCGTTCGGGCGCTGGAAAAAGCGGTGACCTCAAGTGAAAAGTCACTCGACTCATCGAAAAAGGGCTTTCTTGCGGGCACCAGCACCAACGTCGACATTCTCAACGCCGAGGAGTTGGTGTTCACCGCTCGGCGCAACCTGTTCGAAGCGAAACTGCGTTACCTGCTCTCCAAGCTGCGGCTAGCCGCCGCTATTGGCGCACTGGGTGATGACGACATCGATCAGGCCAATACCTATCTCGGCCCGGAACTGATGTTTTAA
- a CDS encoding type I secretion system permease/ATPase, with the protein MDKQSNPRSELADALFRLRRTFYSLAGFSGVINLLMLTPAVYMLQVYDRALVSSNVTTLMMLTVLVLGLFMLMALLEVVRSTVLIRVGNRLDMTLNRRIFTAAFERNLGRAGGNPAQALQDLAQVRQFLTGNGLFAFFDAPWTPIYLLVAYLIHPLLGLMTLIGSLILIALAYLTEIATKKPLAEANQASQSSGTYANNNLRNAEVIEAMGMLPAISKRWFTSHLRILEMQTLASDRAAYISGIGRFVRITLQSLILGAGALLAIEGKITPGMMIACSILTGRALGPVEQAIGAWKQLLVSRGAWGRLTQLLNDFPARPPAMPLQRPVGMLAVENAYAGAPGTNQSIIRGVNFNLSPGETLGIIGPSAAGKSTLARLLVGVWPTQGGKVRLDGADVFVWNKEELGPWLGYLPQDVELFEGSIAENIARFGEIDSDAAILAAKRAGVHEMVLHFAQGYDTRLGVDGSPLSGGQKQRIGLARALYGEPAMIVLDEPNANLDDAGEKALVEVLEDLKRRGTTTILISHRPSVLGTVDKVLMLRDGNMQMFGPREEVFAALRQASVLPTGGAPTLAAVRGRD; encoded by the coding sequence ATGGATAAGCAGTCGAACCCGCGTTCTGAGCTTGCGGATGCCTTGTTTCGTTTGCGCCGCACCTTTTACTCATTGGCCGGTTTCAGCGGCGTAATCAATCTATTAATGCTTACGCCCGCGGTTTACATGCTGCAGGTCTACGACCGTGCACTGGTCAGCAGCAATGTCACCACCTTGATGATGCTGACGGTTCTGGTATTGGGGCTGTTTATGTTGATGGCGCTGCTGGAGGTGGTGCGCTCGACGGTACTGATCCGGGTAGGCAATCGACTCGACATGACGCTCAATCGCCGGATCTTCACCGCCGCCTTTGAGCGCAACCTCGGTCGAGCGGGCGGCAACCCCGCCCAGGCATTGCAGGACCTGGCCCAGGTGCGCCAGTTTCTCACCGGCAACGGCCTGTTCGCCTTCTTCGACGCCCCTTGGACGCCCATCTATCTATTGGTCGCCTACCTGATTCATCCCTTGCTCGGGCTAATGACACTGATCGGTTCGCTGATACTCATAGCGCTGGCCTACCTGACGGAGATCGCCACCAAAAAACCGCTGGCGGAAGCTAATCAGGCCTCGCAGAGCTCCGGCACGTACGCCAATAACAATCTGCGCAACGCCGAAGTCATTGAGGCCATGGGAATGCTCCCGGCCATCAGCAAGCGTTGGTTCACAAGTCACCTACGCATTCTGGAAATGCAGACGCTGGCCTCCGATCGGGCGGCGTACATCAGCGGTATCGGCCGCTTCGTACGGATAACGTTGCAGTCACTGATTCTCGGGGCTGGGGCGCTGCTGGCGATCGAGGGCAAGATCACCCCCGGGATGATGATCGCCTGCTCGATCTTGACCGGGCGCGCACTGGGACCGGTCGAACAGGCTATTGGCGCTTGGAAGCAGTTGCTCGTATCCCGCGGAGCGTGGGGGCGGCTGACTCAGTTGCTGAATGACTTCCCTGCTCGCCCGCCTGCGATGCCATTACAGCGGCCAGTGGGAATGCTGGCCGTGGAGAACGCCTACGCCGGTGCGCCTGGCACCAATCAGTCGATCATTCGTGGAGTGAACTTCAACCTCTCGCCCGGTGAGACGCTTGGAATCATTGGTCCCTCGGCCGCGGGTAAATCAACCCTCGCCCGCCTGCTGGTGGGCGTGTGGCCAACGCAAGGGGGCAAGGTACGGCTCGACGGCGCCGATGTATTCGTCTGGAACAAGGAAGAGCTCGGCCCATGGCTAGGTTACCTGCCACAGGACGTCGAACTGTTCGAAGGTAGCATCGCCGAAAATATCGCTCGCTTCGGCGAGATCGACAGCGATGCGGCGATCCTCGCGGCGAAACGCGCAGGTGTGCATGAAATGGTCCTGCACTTTGCCCAGGGTTACGACACGCGCCTTGGCGTCGATGGCAGCCCGCTTTCCGGAGGCCAGAAACAGCGCATCGGACTGGCACGTGCGCTCTACGGCGAGCCGGCCATGATCGTGCTCGACGAGCCAAACGCCAATCTCGACGACGCCGGCGAGAAAGCACTGGTTGAGGTACTCGAAGACCTCAAGCGCCGTGGCACCACTACCATACTTATCTCGCATCGACCGAGCGTGCTGGGCACCGTGGACAAGGTGCTGATGTTGCGCGATGGCAACATGCAGATGTTCGGCCCCCGCGAAGAGGTGTTCGCGGCACTCCGGCAAGCCAGTGTGCTCCCAACTGGGGGCGCCCCGACATTGGCGGCGGTTAGAGGGAGAGATTAA